The region TGCCCTTGCTGTCATTGACGAAACGGATCGGCCCGGCAAAACCGACGATCTCCATCCGGTGCGGCAGGCCTTTAAACCCGGGAATGGCCCCCAGCATCACGGCCTCGTCAAGGCCAAGGAAACGGCCAAGCCGGAAGGCAATGGCGCCGTTTTCGATATTATGCGGGCCGGGCAGATTCTCTCTCAGGCCGATGAAGGGCGCATCTTCGGGGGAGATCACCGCAACCTTGCCTGCGCAGGGGCCGGCCAGATCAACAAGGTCAGGATCGCGGCCAAGCACCAGCATCCCTTCAGGTTTTATTGCCTCAACCAGGCGGCGCTTGGCGGCGATATACCCTTCCCAGCCGCCATGACGGTCAAGATGATCCGGCGTGATGTTGATCAGCGCCCCGGCATCAAGGCGTAGCGACGGGGTGGTTTCAAGCTGATAGGATGAGAGTTCAAGCACGATCACGCCCTCCGGCCCCGGATCATCGAGGGCCAGCGCCGCGGTGCCGATATTGCCGCCGACGGCCACCGGAACGCCCGCCTCTTTCAAGAGATGCCCGAGAAGTTTGACGGTGGTGGATTTGCCATTGGTGCCGGTGATGCCCACCACCCGTGCCACCGGTCCGGCGTTGATCAGAAGCTCGATATCCGAGATGATCGGCACCCCGTTTGCCCTCGCCAGTTCAGCCGCCGGATGCGGCGCGGGAAAGGCGTGGGGAATGCCGGGGCTCATGACCAGCGCGGTCATGTCTTCCCATGGCCATGCCGAGGGCGGCGCGGATATCGCGCCCTCCGGCAGAGGAGGCGAGGCAGCGTCATCATGGGCATGGACCGTCGCTCCCGCCGCCACCAGCGCCGAAACACTGGCCATCCCGGAACGTCCTAGCCCCAGCACCGCGAGTGTTTTTCCTGCCATGTCAAACGGAATGATCATGCGTGTTACCTGAGTTTCAGTGTGGCAAGGCCGATCAGGGCCAGAATGACCGAGATGATCCAGAAACGGATGACGATGGTGGATTCGGGCCAGCCCTTTTTCTCAAAATGATGATGCAGCGGGGCCATGGCAAAGACGCGCTTGCCGGTCAGTTTGAAGGACGCGACCTGAACGATGACGGAAACGGTTTCAAGAACGAACAGCCCGCCGATGATCGCCAGCACCAGTTCATGACGGGTGGCAACGGATATCGCGCCGAGGGCGCCGCCCAGCGCCAGTGAGCCTGTATCCCCCAT is a window of Alphaproteobacteria bacterium LSUCC0684 DNA encoding:
- the murD gene encoding UDP-N-acetylmuramoyl-L-alanine--D-glutamate ligase — encoded protein: MIIPFDMAGKTLAVLGLGRSGMASVSALVAAGATVHAHDDAASPPLPEGAISAPPSAWPWEDMTALVMSPGIPHAFPAPHPAAELARANGVPIISDIELLINAGPVARVVGITGTNGKSTTVKLLGHLLKEAGVPVAVGGNIGTAALALDDPGPEGVIVLELSSYQLETTPSLRLDAGALINITPDHLDRHGGWEGYIAAKRRLVEAIKPEGMLVLGRDPDLVDLAGPCAGKVAVISPEDAPFIGLRENLPGPHNIENGAIAFRLGRFLGLDEAVMLGAIPGFKGLPHRMEIVGFAGPIRFVNDSKGTNSDAALQALRSYTSIYWIAGGLSKEKGIGTISAALGNIRRAYLIGKCAESFAADLAGKVEYRMSGTLDQAIRTAFADAREDNLPEATILLAPAAASFDQFAHFEERGDTFRRKALELIAATPPEETAVGHV